The Rouxiella sp. WC2420 region GTTGGTCTTCCAGTCCTTTGCCGTGGGCAGGAACACCTGGCTGACATTGTTGCCGCTGGCGTCCGTCACCGGCTGGGTGATGGGGTTCGGGCTGACGCCTACCCGGTTATCACTTTTCGTCACCGTCCAGCCTTTTGGAAAACCCGCTTGCGCATCAATCACAGCTTCATCGTCGTCAAACAGCAGTGTGGTGACGTAGCCAGGGCGGGTATTGACGACCGTGGCGTTCTGGCTGTTATACGATACGTTCTGCATCCGGCTGTCATAGCCGCTGCCACGCGGGATGGCGGCGCTCCATGCCGCGCATGACGCCAGTAAGCCTGTCAGGAGCAGGATGTTTTTCAGCATCATTCGCTCCTCAGTTCTTTATCGCGCTGGTAGCTGGTGACAATAAAGCCCAGCGGGTTCACTTCGCGCTGGCTGTCCGTCAGTTGCTGATGCGGGACATAACGGTAAGTGAGGCGGACATTCCAGAAATCCGTTTTCACTGAATTATCAGAAATACGGCGGAGGGTGCGCTTAATACGCAGGGTTGCCAAGTTATCCGGCCCGGTGGCAGGCGCATGCACATTAGAAATAATGTCGATATAGACGACATATTCGGCTTTATTAAAAACAACGTCCGGAGCCTGGTTGCCGTTAAACCCGTCCAGATAATCACGGTTCACGCTGTCGCTGTTAAATAACTGTACGTCGTCGTAATCACGCTGGAGGGAGAAATAATTATACCCTTCGCGGAGTCGGACATAGTGTGCTGCCAGTGAATGGGCCAGCGCTTTTTCAGACGCAATATCCCGCTCTTTAATGCGGGTCATATACTCATAACGACCGCTTTGTTTATCCACCGACCACAATTCAATGTCAGTGGTTTTCAGCGGCAGCAGAATAATCATGGCCGTAATTGACAGTGCAGCCAGAATCAGCCCGGCAGCGGCCACCCGCCAGGCAGTTTTGCGGGAACGCTCTTCCTTTTCCAGCAGGATGGATTCAAAAGAGCGCGAGACATTGATGATGCGCTGAATATCAGACATGGTGAGTCAGCTCCTGAATGATGGCGGAGGAATTAACCGGCTGGGAATCGCCGGACACCGGCGGGAGGTCGCCCTGATGCTGCGCGCAGCCCGTAAGCGCGCACAGCACCAGAAGCAAGATGCTGAATTTCATGGAAGCCTCTTATCGGATAAATGCAGGAAGGCCGCACCGCTGGCTGAGGCCACGGCGTGACGGGGGGATGAGATTAGCGGTCGGGAGGATTAACGGTGACGCTGCTGATTCTGGCGTTTCATGCTTTCGATGGCGGTGGCACGTTTCTGCCAGGCGTTCACGGCTTTGCCCGCACCTGCGGCAATGAACCTGCCGGTTGTCGTGGCTGCTGCCATGCCACCTTTGGCGGTCAGTCGGCCCCCGGCCTTTATGCCGGGTCTGGCGACGTCGGCAGATTTGCTCACCAGCCCGCTCAGTCCTTTCATGGCTGCACCCTGTAACACGGCCTGTACGGCGGCACCGCTCAGCGCAGTGGCTATTTTCGCTGAAAAATACACCACGACGCCTGCGGCAATCCCGGCCAGCAAACATTGCGCCGCCAGGGTCACCATATTGCTTTCAGCAGACGTTGCTGTGGCGGCATCCAGTATTTTATTCAGGTAGTTGATGGCGATCCGGACAGACAGGGCAGAGAACATGATCGTTAAGATTGCGGTAAATATTGTTTTCAGCCAGTTATCAAACATGGGTTTAAGAAAACCGTACAGCAGGCAGAAAATAAAGAGTGGGGCGGTGGTGGTCATTAACAGAATGGTGATTTCGGCGAGCAGGTTGACAAAGGTTGCAGCCAGTAACAGAACGATTGCACCGCCCCAGACCAGCACCTCGGCAAAGCCGCCATTCATTTTAACGTAGGTAGAAGTGTCCAAATTGAACAGCGTTTGCCCCAGCGCTTGTGCCTTTTCCCACACCGTGTCGAGCAGCGCCCAGACATTATCATCGCCACTGATGCCGTCCTTAAGCCCTTCAATGGCCGCAATGATGGCATCCAGCCAGCCATCGCGGTTTAAAACAAAGGTGGTGATCAGCAACATGCGGCCCACATCCCAGACAACATCTTCAACAGGTGTCTGGAGTTTGCCGCCAAGCGTCTGATACCCGCGATACGTAATAAATAGGGTGAAGGAACTGACGATAATCACACTGATTAGGGTGCCGTAGGTAGAAGACTGACCTTCTAACACGGCATTGAGTCCATCCATGATGTTTTTGTCCATACCAACAAAAATACCACCGGACATGGTGCCTCTCATTAGTCAGGAACAGACAGGGGATAAAAACAGGGAAGGACCCCTGTTTTTGTTGTTGGGGATCTTACTGAGTGACGGATTTTCTTTTTTGGGCTTCCTGCTGAAACAACGTCTCGAATTTTTCCCTGATGCCGGGGTTGCCTGTCTGGGCAAACATGAGTGCTGCCCGGTGTGCAAACTCGCAGTTGTCGCTTGCCTCGCCATCCCTGAGGCATTGCGTATAGACCTTATAGGTTTCATCGGGATGTTGTTTATACCAGGCTTCTGATTTCGTCTCTTTACAACCGGATAAGACGAGAATGCCTGACATGACGCATAAGGTTAATACGGGTTTTAACATGTTAACCTCCCTATAGAGAGTTCAGATCGGCAACGGGCGCAGTTAATTGCTGTTGCTCAAAAGCTTTCTGTTTTTGCTGTTCCAGCAGCGTTGCTCGCTGTTCAGTCTGTTTGACTGACATTTCCCACTGGCTGGTCAGCGCATTTAATTGTACGCTTTTGGCCGCGATGGCGTTAGCCAGGTCCTGTGACTCTTTCGAATCCTGCGCATTAGCAATACGGTCTGATAAATCTGATATATCGTCGAGTGTGCCCGTGATCTTGTTTTCAACCTCGGACGTATTTTCTATTGCTACAGCCTGATTCAGGATCATCTGTTTGCAGCTGTCCAGATAGCGTTGTGAAGAGCTGGACGGGTTACAGGTATCGAACGTTTTATATTTGTTATACAAGCTATTAAGTTCAGACGAATATGACCCGCTTTGGTTGCTCAGCAGGTCATCCAGTGAAATACCGTTTTGACGAAGATTATCAATATCGGTTTTCAGACTTTTGGCCTCGCGGAGAAATGCCTGAACGTCACGCACGCCCGTTGCCGTGGCTAATTGCTGCTTGTAGGCATCAAGTTCACTTCTGTAATGGGTGACGGTTTCCTGCCACTGCTGGAGCTTCTGGATCCACTGATTCATGGATTCGGTATTCTGTACGGCGTCAAATACCGGTATTCCGGCGCTTAGCGCCTGGGTGGAAATAAACAACGATAATGCCAGTATGATATCTCTGAACCGCATTTTCATAACCTCCGTCATGAATATTACAGGGCTTGTTCAAGGAAGGTGGCTTTCCAGTCATCAGGATGCATATCCTCCTGATACAGGGTGTCGAACAGCTTCAGGTTGTCTTCGCTCCCGCTCAGCATTTTGGTAAGTTTCCCGAGACCCGCTAAATCCATTTTCGCCATCGCCACAAAAGGCCGGGTTTCACCTGCGCGTAACGGCGTTTTCAGAACCACCATGTAGCGCTCCCCCGGATCGAGGTTTCTGACGATGTCGTACACGCTTTCCGGCACTTTCATCTTTTCCACGTAATCCGCCCGGCTGGCCTTCGGGTTGGCGAGAAAAATCTGCGTGCTGCACTGTTCGATAATCGCCGGGGCAATCGGGTGCTTGACGATTTCGTCAGGCGACTGGGTGGCGGGGACGAAGATGCCGTTCAGCTTGCGGATCACTTTCAGCATATTGAGTGAGAAGCGGGAGAATTCGACATCGGCCAGCCATTTCCAGAACTCGTCCATAAACATCACCAGCCGGCGACCATCCAGCAGGCTGGTGACGCGGTACAGCAGATAAAACGTGATGGGGCCGCGAACATCGTCATCATCGAGAAATTCCGTACCGTCGATACCAAAATTTTCGACGTCGCTGATGTTGAAGGTGTCCTCCTCATTGTCGAATACCCAGCCGAACTCGCCGCCCTGAGCCCACTGTTTAAGGCGAATACGTAGCCCGTTGATGCGGGCGTCGGGGGTTGGCGGCTCCGGCAGGACTTCCAGCAGCCGGGTGATACCGAACTTGCGGTATTCCGGGGGGTAATCGAGCATAATGGTATCTACGGCGGCGCTGATCCGCTCCTCATCGCGCGGATCGAGCGGTTTGTCGTTGCGGCCGCACAGCATGCGCACCAGTCGTTTGATAAAGCTGATATTCCGGCGTGTCGGGGCCAGCGCAAAAGGGTTGAACCCGGTAGGCACACCGGCACGAATACGGAAATAACGCCCGCCCATCTGACGTATCGCTATCTCCGCCGCCCGATCCTTATCAAAATAGACCGTGGTGAACCGCTGGATTGTGGCTGAGGCGCTGAAAGTCGCAGGATTGCGGTACTTCTGCATCAGTTGCTGCATCATGGTCATCAGCATCGTTTTCCCGGAGCCGGTTTTCCCGATAATCGCCGTGTTACCCGGCGTTTTTTCGTTGAATTCATCCCGCCCGCTCTGGCTGTCGTGCAGGTTCAGGTAATACCCGCTGCCGCCGGGCGATGTCAGGATGGCGATGGCGTCTCCCCAGGGATTACCGCTCCGCTTGTGGGGATGAAAGTTATGCAGGCTCGCCAGGTCGGCAAAGTTCTGGCTGCTGACGGCCACCAGACGGGGGCGCAGCGTATAGACACCCGGCAGTTGCGCCAGGTACGCGGCGGGCAGCGACAATGTGGACAGCGTCGTCATGATGCCGAGGTCGGCGAAGGGCTGCGCCAGCGCGTTGGCATCCTTCACCACCTGGTCGGCGCTGTCTGAGGATACGAGCAGGGAAAAGTGGTATTTTCCGCAGGAGACATGCCCGGACTGGAGCAGGTCACGCAACACAATCAGCTCTTCGTGCTGCGAAATGGCGTCGTCATCCGCCGAATTCAGGCGCTTTTCCGCAAGACGAATATGCTTCTGCGCCTCATCGCGGGCCATGCAGGTGAAGGACTGCGTCAGCACATACTCGCTTTCGGCATACAGCAGCGCGTCCAGCAGGCCGGTCGCGGTCTCCGGCGAGTAATCTTTGATTTCCAGACTGCGGAAAAAGCGGGAGCCGCTGACCGTCTGGCACTCGGCGGTGTCAGTGGTAAAAAAGACATCCGGCGTGCTTAATGTTTCATAAAACGGCGCACGCGTGACCGCCACCTTTTGCCACTTGCCGGTGAGCAGGCGGTGATAAAAGGACAGCTGGGTGGAATACACCCGCCCGTTGCCTTCATACATCCCCAGCGGCGTCGCCGTATAGCGGGACAGCGCCGAAGCCAGCGCATCCCGGTGTTCCAGCATTACTTTCAGGGCATCATCCAGCACCGCTTTGCGTTTACCTGATGGCTGTGCCTTCATGGCCTTTTTCTCCAGCGGAGAGAAGGGCGCATAGCAGACGGTGAAAAACAGCCGGTGCCGCCAGAACGGCTTTTCGTTGATCGGCTGGTAATACAGCCGGGTCACTTCATCAGAAAAGGGAATACCTGAATTTGCCTCGAAGGCATCGTGGTATTTTTCCCGTATACGGTGAAGATAGAAAGTGACTGGCAGGCCTTCATATGCACGAATCACGTTATTTAGATGCGTCGCCATTAACGTCAGGTGATGTTCGTCCTCGCATTCAAAAACGGTGCCCTCCAGCTCCCAGCTGGCAACTAAATCACCCTGGCGGTTTCTTATTACCTGGGGATGGATATGGGAGGAGTAGGGAATATGCTTATCCAGCGTAACGCGCTCGTTTAACTTCATCTTTTCAATAAACTCCGAAACGTCGACAGCGTCATAGCGGTTTGCCAGCAGGGCATTGGCACCAAAATGTTTATTGGTGCCAAACCGGCCACGGGTTTTAAAGGCCAGCCAGAGCAGCCCGAAATAGTGAATATCGGTTCTGGCCTTTGTCTTCATCTCCAGCCAGGCGGGAATAAGCAGTAATATCAGGTAATAGCTGACATAGACCGCCAGCAGGACGATGGCCCCGCTGACCATCACGAACGGCACGAGGGGAATGCCGGCTATGGCGGCAGGTCGCGTCAGCGCTTTGTTCAGCGTAGCCATCGTTGCCTCCCTTATGACGCCCAGTAGGCACCGAAACCTGACGCACCGACGATAAGGATGGCGCCAATGATGACGTTGCGCATGTCATGCAGGCTCTTGCCGTCAAATAAGACTTTGTATCCCACCCACATGGTGGCCAGCGTGATGGTGACGGCGGCCAGTCCGAGCAGGCCGGTAGAGGTGTTGCTCAGCGTCTCATTGGCTTTATTAAACCCGCTGTCTGCTGCCAGCACCGGGCTTGCCATTAACAGGCAAGTGAGGACGGGCCAGTCAGTCTGTTTTCGTTTCATCATTGTTCCTCCTGGGGGCCGGGGATGGGTAACGCGCCGCGTATCACGGCGTTGGGGTAGCGCAGGGATGTCAGAACTGGCGTGGCGTTATCGGTAAGCTCGCCACGCATGACGGCGGTAGGGTAATGGATTTCAGGCACGAGCTTTTCGGTGGGAGGTCGCTGCCGGTCTTCCCGCGTTGACGGCACGGCGTATCCGATGCGCTGGATGTAGCTGGTGTGGTTAAACGCGGATTCCGGCTGTTGGCCGGTCGTGAAATTTCCCGAGTAGTAGCAACTGAGCGCACGCTTGAGGGAACCGCCGCGGCGGTAGCAGTCGGTGAGGATGCGCTCAAACACGGACAGGTTGGTACAGGGGTCAAGAAGGTCGCGGGCGGTCACGCCATAGTGGCGGAAATTGGTGCTGGTGATTTGCATCAGCCCGACCGAATAGCGTCGGTCCTGTGCCGCCAGCTGTCTAGTGATGCTGACGGCCTCATCCTTAGTGGCGGGGAAATGTGAAGTCACGCCTTTGCCATCGGGCAGGATTTCAGCGATGGCATACGGATTCAAACCGGATTCGACCCGCGCCACATCAAGCGCCGTGGACGGGTGAACGCTGGCGGCGCACTGCATCGACAGCGTAAGAAAGGCTGTGGTGGATAGCATGGTGGCCTCTTAACAGTCAGCCCGGCGGGTGTATACCAAGCCCCTGCCGGAGGAAGGTCAAAAGCGGATTAAGCAGAGGCGGTATCCTGCGAAATGCCGCTATCTTCTCTGGGTTCAAGCAGCACCAGCTTGCCGGAGACAGCAATACCGGGTGTCAGCATGATATTCAGGCCAGACTTACCGTTATGAGCAAACGCCACGCCAACCCTAGTCCAATACGTGTTTATTTCGCCCTGTGCATCGGGTTGACTTTCTTGGGTGACAAATACGTGATAAATGGGTTTTCGCATGAGGCCTCCTCTACTAAAAACAACAATAAGTTAAATGAATGTCACATCCCAATTCTGCATTCCGGTTTTAACGGGTCAGCGAGAACATTCAGCGGCACCCTGAATTGTGGTTATGTGACAGCCCGAACCTTATTTTTAAAGAGCAGCACCCGAACCAGGCGAATTAACGTCAATACGGGTAAATATTATGTAATGAGGTTTTCAGGATCAGATATCCGGGGCGGTATATGAACGATAAATTCAAAGTTAAAATGAGAGAGATAAATTAGCGGTGGAGGGGGATAAGCTTTGGGGTAAATAAAAGGAAGTGAAATATCTAATAAAGACGACTGTGGATTTATAGTTAATGATAGAGACATGCAGGGAAAATATTCGTGCATGTCTCTGTGACCATTATTAACGTCTTCGGCGTTCAAGTTTTTCCTGACATTCCGTGCAGGTGGTTATGCCCGGCAGTGCCAGCCGTCGCTTTTCAGGAATGGGCTTACCGCATACACGACAATGGAATAATGATGGCATAGACCCTGACTTAAAACGACTCTGTTCAATCATCTCCTCCAGTCGTTGCTCATTAAATTCCTGATCGCGGTCGATCTCATCCGGCATGTGCGGCCCTCCGGTCTGACGCCTCCCGCTCGCAAAGTGCGATACGCTTCCAGACGATGGTCAGTGACAATCCTTCGACTTTCGCCAGCAGGGTTTGCGTTACCTGCATCATGGCGTCCAGCGCATCGGTTGATTCCAGACTGGCCACCCGGCATTGTTGCCATTGCAGCCAGATGGCCACATCCGTATCTTCGTCCGGCTCTGGCGTCCGGCCATAAGGCACACGGACGCCCAGTAACCGGCGGCGAAGGCAAACTTCGTTGGAGGTGAGGCCAAAATACTTGTTGAGAAGTGCAATTGAACCACCCAGCCGGATGGCGTCGTTGATACGCTGTTGCTGCAGAACCTCCTCATGGGATTTTGCCAGAAGGAGGCGTAACGCGTCATGATGAACCGTCACAGCCAAAAACTGCGCAGACTCACGACTGATGATAAACAGCTCGTCTAGCGACAACTGGTTGAGGGCATTCATTTCGTCGAAAGTGAATCCTAGCGATTCACAGTAACGAATGTTGCCATCCTTTAATGCATGCAGGGCATCGGTTAATACGGCGTAATTCAGTGATGGGATAATCATGGTGTTTTCTCCCTTCAGCCTATTGAGCGGCGGACTAATTTGATATTGATCCATTCGTCAATTTCCGATTCGAGCCAGGCGACACTGGCCGGACCAATCTTGATTGAGCGGGGGAAGGTGCCGTCTTTCATATACAGATAGATTTGAGAGCGCTTCAGGCCAGTTTTTTCTTCAACCTGTTTCAGACGTAATAACTGATGAGATGTCACGGTATTCTCCTGTGGCAGATATAGCGCTAGCCGGGAGAACACACGACAACACAAAATAGTGGTGTGGAGAAAGCTGATGAGCCCGTATTACGGAAAATACAATCCTTAATACGGGTTTTCATAGAGAAGGGCATCATCTTACTTTTGTGTTGGTAGGGAAGGGGGCGAGCCGCGCTCAAGCGCAGTCTTCAGTGTGTCGCCACTGAATCGATCGGTAATGCCTTCCTCAGATGCCCATTGTTCAAAAATGGACAATAGTTTATACGGTTGCATGATTAACGGACTGATAGTTTCATTATTTTTGCAGGCAAGCCAGAAGAGGCGTGATAGAGGGGTGGATATCCGAGTTGGAGACGGTTGAAGTATTTCTTTTTCGATCGGTTTGTTGATCAACTTATCAAGTTCACTTTTTCTGAGGACAAAGCATGCATCGCTCGGTAATTCATGCATAGGAAAATAATGTTTATGCGAATCTTTCTTTGTAGCGTTTAGTATTATATCTTCGTAATCATCTGATGAAATATCTTTAGGTGGCCTTTTTACGTGTCGTTCGATTCTTTCATGCCACGTCATCTTTTCGAAAAGTTGAAACGTTTCCCCCAATAAACAAACGGTAATGCCATAATTATATGACTTTGCTCCTGTTACAGGTGATGGTATCTTTAATGAATGTGCAAGTAAACGCTGTATAAGGACATATTCATAGCCGAGCAATGTTGTGTCAATGACTCTTTGTACAGGGTAGATATATCTTCCTTCAGTACTGAAAGTTAAATTGTTTTCGCTGACAAAGGAACTTTCGGCAAGCATGAATGATTTCATCGTTGACGAACTTTTTATTGGTCTTAGCTTTAATTTATGATTTCGTGATTTAATTTTCCTCAATGTTATTGGGGATTGAAAATATATTGAAAACCGAATTTTCCCTTGCAGAGCAAATCGATAAAAATCACTTTTTCTTATTTTACACCCATTCAATCCATTGAGAAGTCTTACCGCCTCCCTGATAGTTATCCAGTCTGGAATTCCATCTCTAATGTTTAGGTAAGTTGGATTGTCTGACATAATACATCTCCTTTCACACAATGATGTTGCTGATG contains the following coding sequences:
- a CDS encoding virB8 family protein produces the protein MSDIQRIINVSRSFESILLEKEERSRKTAWRVAAAGLILAALSITAMIILLPLKTTDIELWSVDKQSGRYEYMTRIKERDIASEKALAHSLAAHYVRLREGYNYFSLQRDYDDVQLFNSDSVNRDYLDGFNGNQAPDVVFNKAEYVVYIDIISNVHAPATGPDNLATLRIKRTLRRISDNSVKTDFWNVRLTYRYVPHQQLTDSQREVNPLGFIVTSYQRDKELRSE
- a CDS encoding type IV secretion system protein, coding for MSGGIFVGMDKNIMDGLNAVLEGQSSTYGTLISVIIVSSFTLFITYRGYQTLGGKLQTPVEDVVWDVGRMLLITTFVLNRDGWLDAIIAAIEGLKDGISGDDNVWALLDTVWEKAQALGQTLFNLDTSTYVKMNGGFAEVLVWGGAIVLLLAATFVNLLAEITILLMTTTAPLFIFCLLYGFLKPMFDNWLKTIFTAILTIMFSALSVRIAINYLNKILDAATATSAESNMVTLAAQCLLAGIAAGVVVYFSAKIATALSGAAVQAVLQGAAMKGLSGLVSKSADVARPGIKAGGRLTAKGGMAAATTTGRFIAAGAGKAVNAWQKRATAIESMKRQNQQRHR
- a CDS encoding EexN family lipoprotein, with protein sequence MLKPVLTLCVMSGILVLSGCKETKSEAWYKQHPDETYKVYTQCLRDGEASDNCEFAHRAALMFAQTGNPGIREKFETLFQQEAQKRKSVTQ
- a CDS encoding type IV secretion system protein, giving the protein MRFRDIILALSLFISTQALSAGIPVFDAVQNTESMNQWIQKLQQWQETVTHYRSELDAYKQQLATATGVRDVQAFLREAKSLKTDIDNLRQNGISLDDLLSNQSGSYSSELNSLYNKYKTFDTCNPSSSSQRYLDSCKQMILNQAVAIENTSEVENKITGTLDDISDLSDRIANAQDSKESQDLANAIAAKSVQLNALTSQWEMSVKQTEQRATLLEQQKQKAFEQQQLTAPVADLNSL
- a CDS encoding VirB3 family type IV secretion system protein; translated protein: MATLNKALTRPAAIAGIPLVPFVMVSGAIVLLAVYVSYYLILLLIPAWLEMKTKARTDIHYFGLLWLAFKTRGRFGTNKHFGANALLANRYDAVDVSEFIEKMKLNERVTLDKHIPYSSHIHPQVIRNRQGDLVASWELEGTVFECEDEHHLTLMATHLNNVIRAYEGLPVTFYLHRIREKYHDAFEANSGIPFSDEVTRLYYQPINEKPFWRHRLFFTVCYAPFSPLEKKAMKAQPSGKRKAVLDDALKVMLEHRDALASALSRYTATPLGMYEGNGRVYSTQLSFYHRLLTGKWQKVAVTRAPFYETLSTPDVFFTTDTAECQTVSGSRFFRSLEIKDYSPETATGLLDALLYAESEYVLTQSFTCMARDEAQKHIRLAEKRLNSADDDAISQHEELIVLRDLLQSGHVSCGKYHFSLLVSSDSADQVVKDANALAQPFADLGIMTTLSTLSLPAAYLAQLPGVYTLRPRLVAVSSQNFADLASLHNFHPHKRSGNPWGDAIAILTSPGGSGYYLNLHDSQSGRDEFNEKTPGNTAIIGKTGSGKTMLMTMMQQLMQKYRNPATFSASATIQRFTTVYFDKDRAAEIAIRQMGGRYFRIRAGVPTGFNPFALAPTRRNISFIKRLVRMLCGRNDKPLDPRDEERISAAVDTIMLDYPPEYRKFGITRLLEVLPEPPTPDARINGLRIRLKQWAQGGEFGWVFDNEEDTFNISDVENFGIDGTEFLDDDDVRGPITFYLLYRVTSLLDGRRLVMFMDEFWKWLADVEFSRFSLNMLKVIRKLNGIFVPATQSPDEIVKHPIAPAIIEQCSTQIFLANPKASRADYVEKMKVPESVYDIVRNLDPGERYMVVLKTPLRAGETRPFVAMAKMDLAGLGKLTKMLSGSEDNLKLFDTLYQEDMHPDDWKATFLEQAL
- a CDS encoding TrbC/VirB2 family protein — translated: MKRKQTDWPVLTCLLMASPVLAADSGFNKANETLSNTSTGLLGLAAVTITLATMWVGYKVLFDGKSLHDMRNVIIGAILIVGASGFGAYWAS
- a CDS encoding lytic transglycosylase domain-containing protein, with translation MLSTTAFLTLSMQCAASVHPSTALDVARVESGLNPYAIAEILPDGKGVTSHFPATKDEAVSITRQLAAQDRRYSVGLMQITSTNFRHYGVTARDLLDPCTNLSVFERILTDCYRRGGSLKRALSCYYSGNFTTGQQPESAFNHTSYIQRIGYAVPSTREDRQRPPTEKLVPEIHYPTAVMRGELTDNATPVLTSLRYPNAVIRGALPIPGPQEEQ
- a CDS encoding TraR/DksA family transcriptional regulator, with the protein product MPDEIDRDQEFNEQRLEEMIEQSRFKSGSMPSLFHCRVCGKPIPEKRRLALPGITTCTECQEKLERRRR
- a CDS encoding DUF2857 domain-containing protein, coding for MIIPSLNYAVLTDALHALKDGNIRYCESLGFTFDEMNALNQLSLDELFIISRESAQFLAVTVHHDALRLLLAKSHEEVLQQQRINDAIRLGGSIALLNKYFGLTSNEVCLRRRLLGVRVPYGRTPEPDEDTDVAIWLQWQQCRVASLESTDALDAMMQVTQTLLAKVEGLSLTIVWKRIALCEREASDRRAAHAG
- a CDS encoding AlpA family transcriptional regulator → MTSHQLLRLKQVEEKTGLKRSQIYLYMKDGTFPRSIKIGPASVAWLESEIDEWINIKLVRRSIG